The following proteins come from a genomic window of Shinella zoogloeoides:
- a CDS encoding siderophore-interacting protein, producing MAMPRNESVEDRSNLLAQEDHMGSMERLSMEVVALARPVPSVIRVTGRIAPADPAPWRRPNLAVRLEVESPEGQRPVSRVYTIRSFDEARSEVDIDFVIHADDSPAMRWLERAAVGSSIHLVGPRPHFLPDHASGGDIALFADETAIPAIHAILSTWQKGSHGDLYVETADRAAFDELPEVEGVERHLLLRGPDEEPGTTGKLVAAARALPDPQDRMIWAAGERQDIRAIRAYFTEECGLPKDRVRVFGYWRKGMSSSDIDRMRLQQYEAVRAEGGGLRQMDDLDVLA from the coding sequence ATGGCCATGCCGCGCAACGAGAGTGTCGAAGATCGCAGCAACCTGCTGGCGCAGGAAGACCATATGGGCAGCATGGAACGGCTGTCGATGGAAGTGGTCGCCTTGGCGCGCCCGGTGCCCTCCGTCATCCGCGTCACCGGCCGCATCGCCCCGGCCGATCCCGCCCCGTGGCGCCGGCCCAATCTTGCCGTGCGCCTCGAAGTCGAGAGCCCGGAAGGCCAGCGCCCGGTATCGCGCGTCTATACGATCCGCTCCTTCGACGAAGCCCGCAGCGAGGTCGACATCGATTTCGTGATCCATGCCGACGACAGTCCCGCCATGCGCTGGCTGGAGCGCGCGGCTGTCGGCAGCTCCATCCATCTCGTCGGGCCCCGGCCGCATTTCCTGCCAGACCATGCCTCCGGGGGCGACATCGCCCTCTTTGCCGACGAAACCGCCATCCCGGCCATTCATGCGATCCTCAGCACCTGGCAGAAGGGAAGCCACGGCGACCTTTACGTCGAAACCGCCGACCGCGCCGCCTTCGACGAACTGCCGGAGGTCGAGGGCGTCGAGCGGCACCTCCTGCTGCGCGGCCCGGACGAAGAGCCCGGCACGACCGGAAAGCTCGTCGCCGCCGCCCGCGCCTTGCCCGATCCGCAGGACCGCATGATCTGGGCGGCGGGAGAGCGCCAGGATATCCGCGCCATCCGCGCCTATTTCACCGAGGAATGCGGCCTGCCGAAGGATCGCGTGCGCGTCTTCGGCTACTGGCGCAAGGGCATGAGCAGTTCCGACATCGACCGCATGCGGCTTCAGCAGTATGAGGCGGTCCGCGCCGAAGGGGGCGGACTGCGTCAGATGGACGATCTCGACGTTCTCGCCTGA
- a CDS encoding ABC transporter ATP-binding protein: MTHRLHASSVTLRYDERTISSDLTIAIPDGSFTVIVGPNACGKSTLLRAMARLLAPSTGEMILDGRSIGAFATREIARRLGLLPQSATAPSGITVADLVGRGRYPHQSFFRQWSKADEAAVMAAMQATRITDLSDRLVDELSGGQRQRVWVAMVLAQETPILLLDEPTTFLDIAHQIELLELLADLNAEGRTVVAVLHDLNHACRYASHLVAMRDGAILAEGRPAEVVTEALVEAVFGLPCIVIDDPVSHTPLIVPLGRHRPAHPRQERISAP; this comes from the coding sequence ATGACCCACCGCCTTCATGCCAGCTCCGTGACGTTGCGTTACGACGAGCGAACCATATCGAGCGACCTGACGATCGCCATTCCGGACGGCTCCTTCACCGTCATCGTCGGGCCGAATGCCTGCGGGAAATCGACCCTCTTGCGCGCCATGGCGAGGCTGCTCGCGCCGTCAACCGGCGAGATGATCCTCGACGGCAGGAGCATCGGCGCGTTTGCGACGCGCGAGATCGCGCGCCGGCTCGGCCTCCTGCCGCAGAGCGCAACGGCACCCTCCGGCATTACGGTCGCCGACCTCGTGGGCCGGGGACGCTACCCGCACCAGTCGTTCTTCCGCCAATGGTCGAAGGCTGACGAAGCGGCCGTTATGGCGGCCATGCAGGCGACCCGCATCACCGATCTTTCCGATCGGCTGGTCGACGAACTGTCCGGCGGGCAGCGCCAGCGCGTCTGGGTCGCCATGGTCCTGGCGCAGGAAACGCCGATCCTGCTGCTCGACGAGCCGACCACCTTCCTCGACATCGCCCACCAGATCGAACTGCTGGAACTTTTGGCCGACCTCAATGCCGAAGGACGGACCGTCGTCGCCGTGCTGCACGACCTCAACCATGCCTGCCGCTACGCCTCCCACCTCGTCGCCATGCGCGACGGCGCGATCCTTGCCGAGGGGCGCCCCGCCGAGGTGGTGACGGAAGCCCTGGTCGAGGCGGTGTTCGGCCTGCCCTGCATCGTCATCGACGATCCGGTTTCACACACGCCGCTCATCGTGCCGCTCGGGCGCCACCGTCCGGCACACCCGCGGCAGGAAAGGATTTCGGCACCATGA
- a CDS encoding NtaA/DmoA family FMN-dependent monooxygenase (This protein belongs to a clade of FMN-dependent monooxygenases, within a broader family of flavin-dependent oxidoreductases, the luciferase-like monooxygenase (LMM) family, some of whose members use coenzyme F420 rather than FMN.) — translation MTDRQLHIGLCLTETWLQGRAPEDAELDEQRQDPAGFYIRLAQAAERAKLDFVFKPDVLVMRRGKSGTSPSFVGLDLTVLLAAISTATRRIGLVTTASTTFNPPYVVARQIQSLHWISNGRAAWNIVTSIEGAENFGDAPMPPPQERYRKAAEFTDLVRRLWRSYPHAALEGKAEPAAIDHRGEFFSVKGPLNVPGHASGPPPLFQAGASEIGRDFAASVADATFASTPDMAAALDLRNDLRARAQKHGRTDAPRILPGLYFFLAQTREEAAAMHRRAHAHLTPAQRLDAVKTILGLDLSHLPPGARVTADLLPTDDRPVRSRTHADLLRRYIENNEPLLEDLLARPEVVGSAHWVCVGTVEDVAAEIAEWFEAGAIDGFIALPGGSLESLRLFLDDLVPLLVRRGLFRADYDGETLRAHLRIGEDA, via the coding sequence ATGACCGACAGACAGCTTCATATCGGCCTGTGCCTCACCGAGACATGGCTGCAGGGCCGCGCGCCGGAGGATGCGGAGCTTGACGAACAGCGGCAAGATCCGGCCGGCTTCTACATCAGGCTGGCGCAGGCGGCCGAGCGGGCCAAGCTCGACTTCGTCTTCAAGCCGGACGTACTGGTCATGCGGCGCGGCAAATCGGGCACGTCGCCCTCCTTCGTCGGACTGGACCTGACGGTGCTGCTCGCCGCCATTTCCACGGCCACAAGGCGCATCGGCCTCGTCACGACCGCCTCGACGACCTTCAACCCGCCCTATGTCGTCGCCCGCCAGATCCAGTCGCTGCACTGGATCAGCAACGGGCGCGCCGCCTGGAACATCGTTACCTCGATCGAGGGCGCGGAGAATTTCGGCGATGCACCGATGCCGCCGCCGCAGGAGCGCTACCGCAAGGCCGCGGAGTTCACCGATCTCGTCCGCCGCCTTTGGCGGAGCTATCCGCATGCGGCGCTGGAGGGCAAGGCCGAGCCTGCCGCGATCGACCACCGGGGCGAATTCTTCAGCGTCAAGGGACCGCTGAACGTGCCCGGCCATGCCAGCGGCCCGCCGCCGCTGTTCCAGGCCGGCGCCTCGGAGATCGGGCGGGATTTTGCGGCCTCGGTGGCGGATGCGACCTTTGCCTCGACCCCCGACATGGCCGCTGCCCTCGACCTTCGCAACGACCTGCGCGCGCGCGCGCAAAAACATGGACGAACCGATGCGCCGCGTATCCTGCCGGGCCTCTACTTCTTCCTGGCGCAAACGCGGGAGGAAGCCGCCGCCATGCACCGGCGCGCCCATGCGCATCTGACGCCTGCGCAACGCCTCGATGCCGTGAAGACCATTCTCGGCCTCGACCTCTCGCATCTGCCGCCCGGCGCGCGCGTCACCGCCGACCTCCTGCCGACGGACGACCGGCCGGTGCGCAGCCGCACCCATGCCGACCTGCTGCGCCGCTACATAGAGAACAACGAACCCTTGCTGGAAGACCTGCTGGCGCGGCCGGAAGTGGTCGGCTCGGCGCATTGGGTCTGCGTCGGCACCGTCGAGGATGTCGCCGCCGAGATTGCGGAATGGTTCGAGGCCGGCGCGATCGACGGCTTCATCGCGCTGCCGGGCGGCTCGCTGGAATCGCTACGCCTGTTCCTCGACGACCTCGTGCCGCTTCTGGTACGCCGTGGCCTGTTCCGCGCGGACTACGACGGCGAGACGCTGCGGGCGCATCTGCGCATCGGTGAGGACGCGTGA
- a CDS encoding IclR family transcriptional regulator, with protein MNEFEESADELSDAASEKRAGIIQSVSIASRFLNILAASDGELPLVELARRAGTGRSTAHRYMQSLVREGLVAQDQVTGCYDLGPASLNIGISALKRIDPVAVAARHMKSMASRIAASCGVAIWTDRGPTIVQWYRSARFAISTVTLGDVLPLDNTACGLVFQAYLPAERIEAVRRLQPDAFRGRAPAPGVLEDVRRAGGAELNERLFSALTGKAAPVFDVYGDICCVVTTVSFVETAESEGHGAALIEAARQATRDSGGT; from the coding sequence TTGAACGAATTCGAAGAAAGTGCGGACGAGCTGTCGGATGCCGCGAGCGAGAAGCGGGCCGGCATCATCCAGTCCGTGTCGATCGCGTCGCGGTTCCTCAACATCCTCGCTGCATCCGACGGAGAACTGCCGCTGGTGGAGCTCGCACGCCGTGCCGGAACCGGCCGCTCCACCGCCCACCGCTACATGCAGAGTCTGGTGCGCGAAGGGCTGGTCGCACAGGATCAGGTCACCGGCTGCTACGATCTTGGCCCGGCATCGCTCAATATCGGCATCAGCGCGCTGAAGCGCATCGATCCCGTGGCGGTCGCCGCGCGACACATGAAATCCATGGCCTCGCGCATTGCGGCAAGCTGCGGCGTCGCGATCTGGACCGACCGCGGGCCGACCATCGTGCAATGGTATCGCAGCGCCCGGTTTGCCATCAGCACCGTGACGCTTGGCGATGTCCTGCCGCTCGACAACACCGCCTGCGGGCTGGTGTTCCAGGCCTACCTGCCGGCGGAGCGGATCGAGGCGGTGCGGCGGCTGCAGCCGGATGCCTTTCGCGGCCGCGCGCCGGCGCCGGGCGTGCTGGAGGACGTCCGCCGTGCCGGTGGCGCCGAATTGAACGAACGGCTGTTCTCCGCGCTGACCGGTAAGGCCGCGCCGGTTTTCGACGTCTATGGGGATATCTGTTGCGTGGTCACGACGGTTTCCTTCGTCGAGACAGCCGAAAGCGAAGGACATGGCGCTGCGCTGATCGAGGCGGCGCGGCAGGCGACGCGGGATTCGGGCGGGACCTGA
- a CDS encoding TonB-dependent receptor encodes MGTHIHRRLAAGVSVAALSLLPALAALAQDNAADGATVLEAITVTGEKVSRDMKNTASSVSIKTSREIDREKTGNASVSEVIADVPNVVYSDSVSAPVIRGQDTQGPLTGQGSFWGGTVPRATINLDGHYLNYNEFYFGATSVWDLDSIEVFRGPQTTSQGANAIAGAIIVNTKDPTFTPEGAYQAEIGSYNTKRTSVALSGPIVEDQLAARLAIDYSGRDTFIDYVNAGFQHGDTDQDFSALNARFKLLWEPTEVPGLTAKLTYSHNSSNRPTQEAASRPFDELEHVTTTMPTWDQHTNTGILDIAYDFENGVKFFNQTQYSSSNVKRTTGLVNGGDADVDQANVSNEARVTFGDVDDDVSGVAGFYYANTQTDEMLYLSGISSFNDTKRNLGLFGEVSYRFAEQWTLTTGLRYQNDRIERVGTSVFAPTPVDFDATFSALLPKASLAYAVNDDWTVGALVSRGYNPGGVSLNLTARRWQPFEEEKIWNYELFTRASLLDDRLTVNGNLFYMDFQNAQYTIPVVISPGVTQSYTINAEEAHAYGLEIGADYQLLDNLTLKGSAGVLRTKIDKIASNVAYEGNEFAKSPGYMVTLGVSWDATEKFTLSGQVRHLDGYYSDTANTAAYVIEPYTIADIRASYKVHDHMEVYGYVKNVFDERAPTYMQQNRGIGGIEASMTSPRMFGIGVKGSF; translated from the coding sequence ATGGGGACTCATATTCATCGCAGGCTCGCAGCCGGCGTCAGCGTCGCTGCATTGTCGTTGCTTCCGGCCCTGGCGGCTCTCGCGCAGGATAACGCGGCGGACGGCGCCACGGTTCTCGAAGCCATCACCGTGACCGGCGAGAAGGTCTCGCGCGACATGAAGAACACGGCCTCGTCCGTGTCGATCAAGACGAGCCGCGAGATCGACCGGGAAAAGACCGGCAACGCGTCCGTCTCCGAGGTGATCGCCGACGTGCCGAACGTCGTCTATTCGGACAGCGTCAGCGCACCGGTCATCCGCGGGCAGGATACCCAGGGTCCGCTGACCGGACAGGGCTCGTTCTGGGGTGGCACGGTGCCGCGCGCCACCATCAATCTCGACGGCCATTACCTGAACTACAACGAGTTCTATTTCGGCGCGACGTCGGTCTGGGACCTCGACAGCATCGAGGTCTTCCGCGGGCCGCAGACGACCTCGCAGGGCGCGAACGCCATTGCCGGCGCCATCATCGTCAACACCAAGGACCCGACCTTCACGCCCGAGGGCGCGTATCAGGCGGAGATCGGCAGCTACAACACCAAGCGCACGTCCGTCGCCCTGTCCGGCCCGATCGTCGAGGACCAGCTGGCCGCGCGCCTTGCCATCGACTATTCCGGCCGCGACACCTTCATCGACTATGTCAATGCCGGCTTCCAGCATGGCGACACGGACCAGGATTTCAGCGCGCTCAACGCCCGCTTCAAGCTGCTGTGGGAGCCCACGGAGGTTCCGGGCCTCACAGCGAAGCTCACCTATTCGCACAACAGCAGCAACCGGCCGACGCAGGAGGCCGCCTCGCGTCCCTTCGATGAGCTCGAGCACGTCACCACGACGATGCCGACCTGGGACCAGCACACCAATACCGGCATCCTCGACATCGCCTACGATTTCGAGAACGGCGTCAAGTTCTTCAACCAGACGCAATATTCGTCTTCGAACGTGAAGCGCACCACCGGCCTCGTCAACGGCGGGGATGCGGATGTCGACCAGGCCAACGTCTCGAACGAGGCGCGCGTGACCTTCGGCGATGTGGACGACGATGTCAGCGGCGTCGCCGGCTTCTACTATGCGAACACGCAGACCGACGAGATGCTCTACCTGTCCGGCATATCGTCCTTCAACGACACCAAGCGCAATCTCGGCCTCTTTGGCGAGGTGAGCTACCGCTTCGCCGAGCAATGGACGCTGACGACGGGCCTGCGTTACCAGAACGACCGCATCGAGCGTGTCGGCACCTCGGTCTTCGCGCCAACGCCGGTCGATTTCGACGCCACCTTCTCGGCGCTTTTGCCCAAGGCCTCGCTTGCCTATGCGGTCAACGACGACTGGACCGTCGGCGCGCTCGTCAGCCGCGGATACAATCCCGGCGGCGTCTCGCTCAACCTGACGGCCCGGCGCTGGCAGCCCTTCGAGGAGGAGAAGATCTGGAACTACGAGCTGTTCACCCGGGCCAGCCTACTCGACGACCGGCTGACGGTGAACGGCAACCTGTTCTACATGGACTTCCAGAACGCCCAGTACACCATTCCGGTGGTGATCTCGCCGGGCGTGACACAGTCCTACACGATCAATGCCGAAGAGGCCCATGCCTACGGCCTGGAGATCGGCGCGGACTATCAGCTCCTTGACAACCTTACGCTCAAGGGCAGCGCCGGCGTGCTGCGCACCAAGATCGACAAGATCGCCAGCAACGTCGCCTATGAGGGCAACGAGTTCGCCAAGTCGCCGGGATACATGGTCACGCTCGGCGTGAGCTGGGACGCCACGGAGAAGTTCACCCTGTCGGGCCAGGTCCGCCATCTCGACGGCTACTATTCCGACACGGCCAACACGGCGGCCTATGTGATCGAGCCCTACACCATCGCCGACATCCGGGCGAGCTACAAGGTGCACGACCACATGGAGGTCTACGGCTATGTGAAGAACGTCTTCGACGAGCGTGCGCCCACCTATATGCAGCAGAACCGCGGCATCGGCGGCATCGAGGCCAGCATGACCTCGCCGCGCATGTTCGGCATCGGCGTCAAGGGTTCGTTCTGA
- a CDS encoding MFS transporter: protein MTAITIDDVLDRAGAGAYQRRLLAIFGLVWTADAMQVLAVGFTAASIAATFGLTVAQALQTGTLFFLGMLVGAAGFGRLADRIGRRRVLIITVACDALFGTLSIFAPDFSILLVLRFLTGLAVGGTLPVDYAMMAEFLPARNRGRWLVMLEGFWALGTLIVALVAWALSLGGVADGWRYIFAVTAIPALIGIGLRFLVPESPLYLLRRGRVGEAKAVLDRMLVANGKAPLGDDVSLAPPASLPQPGLFSADLRQRSVMILAIWFLVSISYYGVFTWLPPRLAGEGFGFVRGYGFLVFLALAQIPGYALAAYGVETWGRRPTLIGFCLLSALACLLFVVAGSTTLIGASLLIMSFALLGTWGALYAFTPELYPTASRATGMGTAGAMARLGGLLAPSLMGLVVERSFGLAIGIFAGLLVAAAVAAFLIDAETRRTSLA from the coding sequence ATGACGGCAATCACAATAGACGACGTGCTCGATCGCGCCGGCGCCGGGGCGTATCAACGGCGACTTCTGGCAATTTTCGGCCTGGTCTGGACGGCAGACGCGATGCAGGTTCTTGCGGTCGGCTTCACGGCGGCATCGATTGCGGCCACGTTCGGTCTTACGGTTGCGCAGGCGTTGCAGACCGGAACGTTGTTCTTCCTTGGAATGCTTGTCGGCGCCGCAGGTTTCGGCAGGCTTGCGGACCGTATTGGACGGCGGCGCGTCCTCATCATCACGGTCGCCTGCGATGCCCTTTTCGGCACATTGTCCATCTTCGCACCCGATTTTTCCATCCTGCTCGTCCTGCGGTTCCTCACCGGCTTGGCGGTGGGCGGCACGCTACCGGTCGACTATGCGATGATGGCGGAGTTTTTGCCGGCCCGGAACCGTGGCCGCTGGCTGGTCATGCTCGAAGGCTTCTGGGCGCTTGGCACGCTCATCGTCGCGCTCGTTGCCTGGGCGCTCAGCCTTGGGGGCGTTGCCGATGGCTGGCGCTACATCTTCGCCGTGACGGCAATCCCGGCGCTCATCGGCATCGGCCTGCGCTTCCTGGTGCCGGAATCGCCGCTCTACCTGCTGCGGCGCGGAAGGGTAGGGGAAGCGAAGGCCGTTCTCGACCGGATGCTCGTTGCCAACGGCAAGGCACCGCTCGGGGACGACGTGTCGCTGGCACCACCGGCAAGCCTTCCCCAACCCGGCCTCTTCTCCGCGGATTTGCGCCAGCGCAGCGTGATGATCCTGGCGATCTGGTTTCTGGTCTCGATATCCTATTATGGCGTTTTCACCTGGCTGCCGCCGAGGCTTGCGGGGGAGGGCTTCGGTTTCGTCAGGGGCTACGGCTTCCTCGTCTTTCTCGCGCTGGCCCAGATCCCCGGCTATGCACTGGCCGCCTACGGCGTCGAAACATGGGGCCGCCGCCCGACCCTGATCGGCTTCTGCCTGCTGTCGGCGCTGGCATGCCTGCTGTTCGTCGTGGCGGGATCGACGACGCTGATCGGCGCCTCCCTGCTGATCATGAGTTTCGCCTTGCTCGGGACCTGGGGCGCACTCTACGCCTTTACGCCGGAACTCTACCCGACAGCGTCGCGCGCGACAGGCATGGGGACGGCAGGCGCCATGGCAAGGCTCGGCGGCTTGCTTGCGCCGTCCTTGATGGGGCTTGTCGTGGAGCGCAGCTTCGGCCTCGCCATCGGCATCTTCGCAGGCCTGCTGGTCGCCGCTGCGGTCGCGGCCTTCCTGATCGACGCGGAGACACGGCGCACATCGCTGGCGTGA
- a CDS encoding MFS transporter, whose protein sequence is MFVTHADPRRWLVLIAVMLAFLPVVLDMTILHVAVPTMTQALGASSTQVLWIIDIYPLLMGGLLVPMGTLADRVGQRRILLIGLTIFGAASALAAFAPNAAMLIAARMLLALGGSMIMPCVLGIIRRAFEDEGERAMALGLWGTVGAAGAAVGPLIGGALLEHFWWGSVFLINVPVMLVVAPACYLLLPRAELTSPGKWAIGQALLLIAGMISVVYSLKAGVGAKQPLAVVILTLVFGLMMLALFARKQLHAREPMLDLALFSHPAIAAGMIIAIVASGALAGVELTLAQELQYVLGKTPFQAGVFMIPLMAAAAVGGPVAGYLSNLFGLRLVASLSLFVSAITLGFLAICDFHDPGLTVPVLLAVLGLMLSIGLTASSIAIMGSVEASKGGAAGSLEATSYELGTGLGISLFGVFMSAAYRHAITIPQGLAPEEAEQAVRSIGDTYLVTQQLGFEQGAALIEAGKEAFSSTHSVLLSTASGLIGALAILVFFMLASYREKGTAHH, encoded by the coding sequence ATGTTCGTTACCCACGCTGATCCGAGACGCTGGCTGGTCCTCATAGCCGTCATGCTCGCCTTCCTGCCGGTCGTGCTCGACATGACGATCCTGCATGTCGCCGTGCCGACGATGACCCAGGCATTGGGCGCGTCCAGCACGCAGGTCCTGTGGATCATCGATATCTACCCGCTGTTGATGGGGGGCCTGCTCGTGCCGATGGGCACGCTGGCCGACCGGGTCGGTCAGCGACGCATCCTGCTCATCGGCCTGACCATCTTCGGGGCGGCATCGGCGCTCGCCGCCTTCGCGCCGAACGCGGCGATGCTGATTGCGGCACGCATGTTGCTGGCGCTAGGCGGATCGATGATCATGCCCTGTGTTCTCGGCATTATCCGCCGTGCCTTCGAGGACGAGGGCGAGCGGGCCATGGCGCTGGGCCTCTGGGGTACGGTCGGGGCGGCCGGTGCCGCCGTCGGCCCGCTGATCGGCGGCGCGCTGCTTGAGCACTTCTGGTGGGGATCGGTTTTCCTGATCAACGTGCCGGTGATGCTGGTGGTTGCCCCCGCCTGCTATCTGCTTCTCCCGCGGGCCGAGCTTACGAGCCCGGGAAAATGGGCGATCGGCCAGGCGCTTCTGCTGATCGCCGGCATGATTTCGGTTGTCTATAGCCTCAAGGCCGGGGTCGGAGCCAAGCAGCCGCTTGCCGTCGTCATTTTGACGCTGGTCTTCGGGCTGATGATGCTGGCGCTCTTTGCGCGCAAGCAATTGCATGCTCGCGAGCCAATGCTTGATCTGGCGCTGTTCTCCCATCCCGCCATCGCAGCGGGAATGATCATTGCCATTGTTGCGAGTGGCGCATTGGCAGGCGTCGAACTGACGCTGGCGCAGGAGCTGCAATATGTCCTGGGCAAAACACCGTTTCAGGCGGGCGTCTTCATGATTCCCCTCATGGCGGCGGCTGCGGTCGGCGGACCGGTGGCAGGCTACCTGTCGAACCTCTTCGGCCTGCGACTGGTGGCGAGCCTGTCGCTGTTCGTTTCGGCGATAACGCTCGGCTTTCTCGCCATATGCGATTTTCATGATCCTGGGCTGACCGTTCCGGTGTTGCTTGCGGTGCTGGGACTGATGCTCAGTATCGGCCTCACCGCATCCTCCATCGCGATCATGGGGTCTGTCGAGGCGAGCAAGGGGGGCGCTGCCGGCTCGCTCGAGGCAACCAGCTATGAACTTGGCACCGGCCTGGGCATCTCCCTTTTCGGCGTCTTCATGTCGGCGGCATACCGGCATGCCATCACCATCCCGCAAGGGCTCGCACCCGAAGAAGCCGAACAGGCCGTCCGGTCGATCGGCGACACCTATCTGGTGACCCAACAGCTTGGCTTCGAGCAGGGAGCGGCGCTGATCGAAGCCGGCAAGGAGGCCTTTTCCTCGACCCATTCGGTCCTGCTTTCGACCGCCTCCGGCCTGATCGGCGCCCTCGCCATCCTGGTCTTCTTCATGCTGGCCAGCTATCGCGAAAAGGGCACTGCCCATCACTAG
- a CDS encoding TetR/AcrR family transcriptional regulator produces the protein MGRKPTITRGQLLDLAEEIVRTEGAKALTIDALARAAGISKGGVQYSFVSKDDLVRALIERWTSQFDAMLDADETSSATDLIRSYIRAMRASQQAPNAKMAGLMITYLQDPANMQETRDWYQGIFDRIGMASAEAQAARVAFLAVEGLFLLRIVGIDEDGAWTGFLDDIEMVLDRLLGPA, from the coding sequence ATGGGCCGGAAACCGACAATCACCCGCGGGCAGCTCCTGGATCTTGCCGAAGAGATCGTCCGAACCGAGGGTGCAAAGGCGTTGACGATCGACGCGCTGGCGCGTGCCGCCGGGATATCGAAAGGCGGCGTGCAATACTCCTTCGTCTCGAAGGATGATCTGGTGCGCGCGTTGATCGAGCGGTGGACCAGCCAGTTCGACGCGATGCTGGATGCGGACGAGACATCGAGCGCCACCGATCTGATCCGCAGCTACATCCGCGCGATGCGCGCCTCACAGCAGGCGCCGAATGCCAAGATGGCCGGGCTGATGATCACCTATCTCCAGGACCCCGCCAACATGCAGGAAACACGAGATTGGTATCAGGGCATCTTCGACCGGATCGGAATGGCATCAGCCGAAGCGCAGGCCGCACGCGTTGCGTTTCTTGCCGTCGAAGGATTGTTTCTCCTGCGCATCGTCGGGATCGACGAGGACGGCGCCTGGACCGGATTTCTGGATGATATCGAGATGGTGCTGGACAGGCTGTTGGGTCCGGCATGA
- a CDS encoding NAD(P)/FAD-dependent oxidoreductase: protein MRDEPIDPCARIVVIGAGQAGFTACAKLRDLGHQGPITLIGEEAHPPYQRPPLSKGYLLGEITEDRLYFRPLSFYEERSIDLRLSATASAIDRHRKVVVLTDGNIIAYDRLILTTGARPRVLPAAIGGSLDGVFCVRNLADINAMAEHFLEGQRVLIVGGGYIGLEAAAVSAKLGLKVTVIEAAPRILQRVACPETSAYFRGLHDGKGVTLLEGAALEALEGENGHVRSARLVDGSVLPVDFVIAGVGVIPNVELAEAAKLSIDNGIAVDETCRTSDPQIYAAGDCASFPWRAGRIRLESVGNAIEQAEAVARSLTGTPSCYDAKPWFWSDQYDVKLQIAGLSAGYDNVATRVGSAGGMSYWYYRGDELLAVDAMNEPRVYMVAKRLIEAGRSPSAKIVSDPATDLKALLS from the coding sequence ATGCGTGACGAGCCAATCGACCCTTGCGCCCGTATCGTGGTGATCGGGGCGGGGCAGGCGGGTTTTACCGCCTGCGCCAAGCTGCGCGATCTGGGACATCAGGGGCCGATCACCTTGATCGGCGAGGAGGCGCATCCGCCCTACCAGCGGCCGCCCTTGTCAAAGGGCTACCTTCTCGGCGAGATCACCGAGGACCGCCTCTACTTCCGTCCGCTGAGCTTCTATGAAGAGCGGTCCATCGATCTCAGACTCTCGGCGACCGCATCGGCCATCGATCGTCACCGCAAGGTGGTCGTGCTCACCGACGGCAATATCATCGCCTACGATCGCCTCATCCTGACCACCGGCGCGCGGCCGAGGGTCTTGCCGGCGGCAATCGGCGGCAGCCTCGACGGCGTCTTCTGCGTTCGCAATCTCGCCGATATCAACGCCATGGCCGAGCATTTCCTTGAGGGGCAACGCGTGCTCATCGTGGGGGGAGGCTACATTGGGCTCGAAGCGGCGGCCGTCTCGGCCAAGCTGGGCCTGAAGGTGACGGTGATCGAAGCCGCGCCGCGCATCCTTCAGCGTGTCGCCTGCCCCGAAACCTCGGCCTATTTCCGGGGCCTGCACGACGGGAAAGGCGTCACGCTGCTCGAAGGGGCAGCACTTGAGGCGCTGGAGGGCGAGAACGGGCATGTCCGTTCTGCGCGGCTCGTCGATGGCTCCGTCCTTCCGGTCGATTTCGTCATTGCCGGCGTAGGTGTCATTCCGAATGTCGAACTGGCGGAAGCTGCCAAACTTTCCATCGACAATGGTATCGCCGTCGACGAGACCTGCCGGACCTCCGATCCGCAAATCTACGCCGCAGGCGATTGTGCCTCGTTCCCCTGGCGGGCTGGCCGGATCCGCCTTGAGAGCGTCGGAAATGCCATCGAGCAGGCTGAAGCGGTGGCGCGCTCCCTTACAGGAACACCCAGCTGCTATGATGCAAAGCCCTGGTTCTGGTCAGACCAGTACGACGTGAAGCTGCAGATTGCCGGGCTTTCGGCCGGCTATGACAATGTAGCGACACGGGTCGGTTCTGCGGGTGGCATGTCCTATTGGTACTATCGCGGCGATGAACTCCTTGCGGTCGACGCGATGAACGAGCCGAGGGTCTACATGGTCGCCAAGAGGCTGATCGAAGCCGGCAGGTCGCCGTCTGCCAAGATCGTCAGCGACCCGGCCACCGACCTCAAGGCTCTACTTTCGTAA